From Salarias fasciatus chromosome 5, fSalaFa1.1, whole genome shotgun sequence, a single genomic window includes:
- the tomm34 gene encoding mitochondrial import receptor subunit TOM34 — MPQKHKSRSWSELKQAGNECFKTGQYGDATNFYNQAIKELEKSNKKNPEDLAILYSNRAASYLKDGNCGECIKDCNVSLELSPFNVKSLLRRAAAYEALERYRLAYIDYKTALQIDCNITAAQDGTNRMTKALTEADGPSWREKLPPIPTVPLSVKEKLSQTAAGAAQPKPTEQQNGTTKPNKPAPSEKDVKKAQALKEEGNALVKKGEHKKAIEKYSQSLKHNPTEVTTYTNRALCYLSVKQYRDAVRDCDKALTMDGRNVKALYRRAQAHRELQNLRACVDDLNSLLKEEPKNGAALKLLQEVQKK; from the exons ATGCCTCAGAAACACaagtcccggtcctggtccgaGCTGAAACAAGCCGGTAACGAATGTTTCAAGACGGGTCAGTATGGAGACGCCACCAACTTCTATAACCAGGCCATCAAGGAGCTGGAAAAATCCA ATAAGAAGAACCCGGAGGATTTGGCCATCCTGTACTCGAACCGCGCAGCCAGCTACCTGAAGGACGGAAACTGTGGGGAATGTATAAAAGACTGCAACGT CTCCCTGGAGTTGTCCCCCTTCAATGTGAAGTCTCTGCTGCGTCGCGCTGCAGCGTACGAAGCTCTGGAGCGCTACAGGCTGGCGTACATCGACTACAAAACAGCCCTGCAGATCGACTGCAACATCACAGCCGCACAGGACGGCACCAACAG GATGACGAAGGCGCTGACAGAAGCAGACGGCCCGTCGTGGAGAGAAAAGCTTCCTCCCATCCCCACAGTGCCTCTGTCCGTCAAGGAGAAGCTTTCCCAGACTGCGGCCGGCGCCGCGCAGCCCAAgcccacagagcagcagaacggCACCACGAAGCCAAACAAACCAG CTCCCAGTGAAAAAGACGTAAAGAAAGCCCAAGCCCTGAAAGAGGAAGGAAACGCGCTGGTGAAGAAAGGCGAGCACAAGAAGGCCATCGAGAAGTACAGCCAGAGCCTGAAGCACAACCCCACAGAGGTCACGACCTACACCAACCG ggcgCTGTGCTACCTGTCGGTGAAGCAGTACAGAGACGCCGTCAGAGACTGCGACAAGGCTCTGACGATGGACGGCCGGAACGTGAAGGCCCTCTACAGGAGAGCTCAGGCTCACCGCGAGCTCCAG AACCTCCGAGCCTGCGTGGACGACCTGAACAGCCTCCTGAAGGAGGAACCAAAGAACGGCGCCGCCctcaagctgctgcaggaggtgcAGAAGAAGTAG